A single window of Streptomyces sudanensis DNA harbors:
- a CDS encoding TIGR03936 family radical SAM-associated protein, with the protein MQRIRLRYTKRGRLRFTSHRDFQRAFERALRRAEVPMAYSAGFTPHPKVSYANAAPTGTASEAEYLEIALTEPRDPARLRELLDGSLPRGLDVVDAVEARTSGLADRLTASVWELRLDGVDPADAERAVAAFLAAGTVEVQRMTKNGLRTFDARSAVTGLETVPAPADGPPDGPCAILRLVVRHVTPAVRPDDVLSGLRAVADLAPPVPAAVTRLAQGLFDEESGTVTDPLAPDREAVPAAPPRVAEPAAATAPEGAGSA; encoded by the coding sequence GTGCAGCGCATCCGACTGCGCTACACCAAGCGCGGCCGCCTCCGGTTCACCAGCCACCGAGACTTCCAGCGCGCGTTCGAGCGTGCGCTGCGCCGCGCCGAGGTGCCCATGGCGTACTCGGCCGGCTTCACGCCCCACCCCAAGGTGTCGTACGCGAACGCCGCCCCGACCGGTACGGCCTCCGAGGCCGAGTACCTGGAGATCGCGCTCACCGAGCCGCGCGACCCCGCGAGACTGCGGGAGTTGCTGGACGGGTCCCTGCCGCGGGGCCTCGACGTCGTCGACGCGGTGGAGGCCCGCACCTCCGGCCTCGCCGACCGCCTCACCGCCTCCGTGTGGGAGCTGCGGCTCGACGGGGTCGATCCCGCCGACGCCGAACGGGCCGTCGCCGCGTTCCTCGCGGCGGGCACCGTGGAGGTGCAGCGCATGACCAAGAACGGTCTGCGCACCTTCGACGCCCGTTCCGCGGTGACGGGACTCGAAACCGTTCCCGCCCCGGCTGATGGGCCGCCGGACGGCCCCTGTGCGATACTGCGGCTGGTTGTTCGGCACGTGACACCTGCCGTCCGACCCGACGACGTCCTGTCCGGTCTCCGAGCTGTGGCCGACCTGGCGCCGCCGGTCCCCGCAGCGGTGACCAGGCTGGCGCAGGGGCTCTTCGACGAGGAGTCCGGCACGGTGACCGACCCGCTCGCGCCCGACCGCGAGGCAGTCCCGGCCGCCCCTCCCAGGGTCGCCGAGCCCGCCGCCGCGACGGCGCCGGAAGGTGCAGGTTCCGCGTAG
- a CDS encoding recombinase family protein, whose protein sequence is METEWSAADLALLEDLKRAEALLPEDAPRALLSIRLSVLTEDTTSPVRQELDLRMLARDKGYRVVGVASDLNVSATKVPPWKRKELGEWLNNRAPEFDALLFWKLDRFIRRMSDLSTVIEWCERYGKNLVSKNDAIDLSTTVGRIMVTLIGGIAEIEAANTSTRVSSLWDYARTQTDWLVGKPAYGYETAERDGRTVLAIKGDAHKALHWARRMALRGVSARRMVRCLVRSELMSAGLTPSTLLRRLRNPALMGYRVEENKQGGKRRSRLVLGNDGKPIRVAPPIFTEEEFETLQAALDRRSKNQPARQTGGATQFLGVLICVDCSTNMTVQKTSHKGRDYAYLRCGNCKSGGLGAPNPQGVYDVLVSDVLRVLGDFPVQVREYARGAEARAEVKRLEEAIAYYMTELEPGGRYTKTRFTREQAERALDRLTDELNAIDPETTQDRWTLVHNGKTFREVWEEGGMEAMAEDLRRVGITCEVTRTKVKGVRAPSVHLRLKIPRDVRERLVIKSDDFAAKL, encoded by the coding sequence ATTGAGACCGAGTGGTCCGCCGCAGACCTGGCCCTACTGGAGGACCTGAAGAGGGCGGAGGCGCTGCTCCCCGAGGACGCTCCCCGAGCCCTGCTCTCCATCCGCCTGTCTGTACTTACAGAGGACACTACGTCGCCTGTGCGGCAGGAGCTCGACCTCCGCATGCTTGCCAGGGACAAGGGGTACCGCGTCGTCGGCGTCGCCTCGGACCTCAACGTGTCGGCAACGAAGGTTCCGCCGTGGAAGCGGAAGGAGCTTGGCGAGTGGCTCAACAACCGGGCGCCCGAGTTCGATGCTCTCCTCTTCTGGAAGCTCGACCGCTTCATCCGTCGCATGTCGGATCTCTCGACCGTGATCGAGTGGTGTGAGCGGTACGGGAAGAATCTCGTATCGAAGAACGACGCGATCGACCTCAGTACGACTGTCGGCAGGATCATGGTCACGCTCATCGGGGGCATCGCCGAGATCGAGGCCGCCAACACGAGCACACGAGTGTCGAGCCTGTGGGACTACGCCAGGACTCAGACTGACTGGCTTGTCGGCAAGCCCGCGTATGGATACGAGACCGCAGAGAGGGACGGCAGGACCGTCCTCGCCATCAAGGGGGATGCCCACAAAGCGCTCCACTGGGCGCGCCGCATGGCACTCCGAGGAGTCTCCGCTCGGCGCATGGTTCGATGCCTCGTCCGGTCCGAACTCATGTCGGCAGGTCTCACCCCGTCGACTCTCCTCCGCCGCCTCCGTAACCCGGCGCTCATGGGGTATCGGGTCGAGGAGAACAAGCAGGGCGGAAAGCGGCGCAGCAGGCTCGTCCTCGGCAACGACGGCAAGCCGATACGAGTCGCTCCCCCGATCTTCACCGAGGAGGAGTTCGAGACCCTTCAAGCAGCACTCGACCGCCGAAGCAAGAACCAGCCTGCCCGGCAGACAGGCGGAGCCACACAGTTCCTCGGCGTACTGATCTGCGTCGACTGTTCCACCAACATGACCGTGCAGAAGACGAGCCACAAGGGACGGGACTACGCCTACTTGCGGTGCGGCAACTGCAAGAGCGGAGGGCTCGGCGCCCCCAACCCGCAGGGTGTCTACGACGTGCTGGTGAGCGATGTCCTCCGAGTCCTCGGGGACTTCCCCGTACAGGTCCGGGAGTACGCACGAGGAGCCGAAGCCCGCGCCGAGGTGAAGCGCCTCGAAGAGGCCATCGCCTACTACATGACCGAGCTCGAACCGGGAGGCCGCTACACGAAGACGCGGTTCACGCGGGAGCAGGCGGAGAGGGCGCTCGACAGGCTCACGGACGAACTGAACGCCATCGACCCCGAGACCACACAGGACCGGTGGACCCTCGTCCACAACGGGAAGACGTTCCGCGAAGTCTGGGAAGAGGGCGGCATGGAAGCCATGGCGGAAGACCTGCGCCGAGTCGGCATCACGTGCGAGGTGACTCGGACAAAGGTCAAGGGAGTGCGCGCTCCGTCCGTGCATCTGCGGCTGAAGATCCCTCGCGATGTGCGCGAGCGCCTCGTCATCAAGAGCGACGATTTCGCCGCCAAGCTCTGA
- a CDS encoding AAA family ATPase gives MGAIKDKGRQLHQIERVPYEDAFLIGDLLTTRTTILSGEPKAGKTLLSAGMGMALLNGEPTFLGQPVLRKLDHIVFGVTDDGAPEELKERLYGAVPDDSVTIFPVEDPGDPHYWAGIGADLADIKPGLFVLDNIIGALAPGEDISSPVTAQRIMHSLRPISEAGIPTLLVTHTPKGTGEGMSVSSSPIGGRAIAAGARGLIALRNSGKHGRRIQTASNRAREDLDLSVTVRRAGESSEVPIWERAEPRLKVVGLPKAKPWDEDLLARIIEEQPEETTYKALALRYAPTVGRKWETVRPKLSEALELVDGRWARKPDATA, from the coding sequence TTGGGAGCCATCAAGGACAAGGGGCGACAGCTCCATCAGATCGAGCGCGTCCCGTATGAGGACGCGTTCCTCATCGGTGATCTCCTCACTACCCGGACCACCATCCTGTCCGGGGAACCGAAGGCTGGGAAAACCTTGCTCAGCGCTGGCATGGGGATGGCCCTACTCAACGGTGAGCCGACGTTCCTCGGGCAACCCGTGCTTCGGAAGCTCGACCACATCGTCTTCGGCGTGACCGACGACGGCGCACCGGAGGAACTGAAGGAGCGGCTGTACGGTGCCGTGCCGGACGACTCGGTGACCATCTTCCCCGTCGAGGACCCCGGAGACCCCCACTACTGGGCGGGCATCGGCGCAGACCTGGCGGACATCAAGCCAGGGCTGTTCGTTCTGGACAACATCATCGGCGCCCTCGCTCCGGGCGAAGACATCTCCTCACCCGTCACCGCGCAACGGATCATGCACAGCCTGCGCCCGATCAGCGAAGCGGGCATCCCCACCCTGTTGGTCACCCACACTCCCAAGGGGACGGGGGAAGGGATGAGCGTCTCCTCTTCCCCGATCGGGGGACGGGCCATCGCTGCGGGCGCACGTGGGCTCATCGCATTGCGGAACTCCGGCAAGCACGGCAGGCGGATTCAGACCGCCAGCAACCGGGCCCGGGAAGACCTGGACCTGAGTGTCACCGTGCGCCGTGCCGGCGAGTCCAGCGAGGTCCCCATCTGGGAGCGGGCCGAGCCCCGCTTGAAGGTCGTCGGCCTGCCGAAGGCGAAGCCGTGGGACGAAGACCTCCTCGCGCGGATCATCGAGGAGCAGCCGGAGGAGACGACGTACAAGGCGCTGGCACTGCGCTACGCGCCCACGGTCGGGCGGAAGTGGGAGACCGTCCGGCCCAAGCTCAGCGAGGCCCTGGAACTTGTCGATGGGCGCTGGGCCAGGAAGCCCGACGCGACAGCCTGA
- a CDS encoding recombinase family protein, protein MAEIITPTGQLIGYARVSTDDQEAQLQRDALTAAGCARIFEDKASGKNTDRPELRVALDYARPGDTLCVWKLDRFARSLIDLVTMVDTLRERSIGFKVLTGALANIDPGTADGRLMLQVVGAMAEFERSLIKERTRAGLDAAKAQGRTGGRPSVVDEDVLTVARARKAKGESVSAIAKALGVSRATLYRHLGESA, encoded by the coding sequence ATGGCAGAGATCATCACGCCCACGGGGCAGCTCATCGGTTACGCCCGCGTCTCCACCGACGACCAGGAAGCACAGCTCCAGCGCGACGCACTGACGGCCGCAGGCTGCGCCCGGATCTTCGAGGACAAGGCATCGGGCAAGAACACTGACCGGCCGGAGCTGCGGGTTGCACTCGACTACGCCCGCCCTGGCGACACCCTGTGCGTGTGGAAGCTGGACCGATTCGCTCGGTCTCTCATCGACCTTGTGACCATGGTCGACACCCTTCGAGAGCGTAGCATCGGGTTCAAGGTGCTCACGGGTGCACTGGCCAACATCGACCCCGGTACGGCAGACGGCCGTCTCATGCTTCAGGTGGTCGGAGCCATGGCGGAGTTCGAGCGCAGCCTCATCAAGGAGCGCACCCGCGCCGGACTCGATGCAGCCAAGGCGCAGGGGCGTACCGGTGGACGGCCGTCCGTGGTCGATGAGGACGTGCTCACCGTGGCCCGTGCCAGGAAGGCGAAGGGCGAGAGCGTGAGCGCCATCGCCAAGGCGCTCGGGGTCTCCCGAGCCACCCTCTACCGCCATCTCGGAGAGAGCGCCTGA
- a CDS encoding HAD domain-containing protein, whose amino-acid sequence MHEPPFLLLDIDGVFIPFPGPDGATPATHPRHTVTTDDVAKPFDVWLNPDHGKLITDAIGTGLVRPVWCTSWRADARRVIAPLMGLPDFEHIELPNLPIKTSHPDGYLWKRNHVADWLATAPAVWIDDDFTRLDHQWAADRSAFGNPTLLIEPDPYEGIQPEHIATALEWATALVSTREAA is encoded by the coding sequence ATGCACGAACCCCCGTTCCTGCTGTTAGACATCGACGGCGTCTTCATCCCGTTCCCCGGACCGGACGGCGCCACCCCCGCTACCCACCCCCGCCACACGGTCACCACTGACGACGTGGCCAAGCCGTTCGATGTCTGGCTCAACCCGGACCACGGCAAGCTCATCACCGACGCCATCGGCACCGGACTGGTCCGGCCCGTGTGGTGCACGAGTTGGCGGGCCGATGCCCGCCGCGTCATCGCCCCGCTGATGGGCCTGCCCGACTTCGAGCACATCGAGCTGCCCAACCTGCCGATCAAGACCAGCCACCCTGACGGCTACCTGTGGAAGCGCAACCACGTCGCGGACTGGCTCGCTACGGCTCCGGCCGTGTGGATCGATGACGACTTCACTCGCCTCGACCACCAGTGGGCGGCCGACCGTAGCGCGTTCGGAAACCCCACCCTGCTCATCGAGCCCGACCCGTACGAGGGCATCCAGCCCGAGCACATCGCGACCGCTCTGGAGTGGGCCACCGCCCTCGTGTCCACAAGGGAGGCGGCTTGA
- a CDS encoding class I SAM-dependent methyltransferase encodes MEWTQRPGIGPGAEILGDDLAGRRVVELGCGPGHNAAHLTSLGAKVTGVDRSEGQIQRACAHYGHHGTEFVHSRALGYLTRESERLEAIVSVFGAIGLDEPSKLLGACSRSLGRKGVLAFSVPHPQRTGTIPVSPRTRDRMTLPDGTAATGDRWDIDSAAWVRVVNRAGLLITGVHNLFAPADARWPTTLLITARKP; translated from the coding sequence ATGGAGTGGACACAGCGCCCCGGCATCGGTCCCGGCGCCGAGATCCTCGGCGATGACCTGGCAGGGCGACGCGTCGTGGAACTGGGCTGCGGACCCGGCCACAACGCTGCTCATCTGACCAGCCTCGGCGCGAAGGTCACCGGAGTGGACCGCTCAGAGGGGCAGATCCAACGGGCGTGCGCCCACTACGGACACCACGGGACCGAGTTCGTCCACTCACGCGCGCTGGGCTACCTCACCCGGGAGAGCGAACGCCTGGAGGCCATCGTCTCTGTCTTCGGAGCGATCGGCCTGGACGAACCGTCGAAGTTACTCGGCGCCTGCTCACGCAGCCTCGGACGCAAGGGCGTGCTCGCCTTCTCGGTACCTCACCCGCAGCGCACCGGCACCATCCCCGTCAGTCCCCGCACCCGCGACCGCATGACGTTGCCGGACGGAACCGCCGCCACGGGCGACCGATGGGACATCGACTCGGCCGCTTGGGTGAGGGTGGTCAACCGCGCCGGATTGCTGATCACCGGAGTGCACAACCTGTTCGCCCCGGCTGATGCTCGCTGGCCGACCACCTTGCTCATCACCGCACGGAAGCCCTGA
- a CDS encoding phosphotransferase, giving the protein MDSKLTAAILADICARTGQPIPTREEMRVWDMSGVERLRFPPHMRTAIYKYAVEPFANEDEILRAARLSGIPVPEVIGSITREGTLGMVIEDLGEPVREAQDADGIVAAVALHQAPAAPSLREMDEDALAALPELALGHLRRLRDAGRWCDEDTAELSLALSTLAASAEKRATGAELTPFGWVHSEFHPTSLHIGEDGWRLLDFARAFTGPGLLDLASWHGTTGDPDPARLRAFIEAYVNAGGDKDALAERGGLPAERWALGWHRVWASEWFMEQALRWINNPENDPLYIKVVRKHLLAAVRLLEA; this is encoded by the coding sequence GTGGACAGCAAGCTCACCGCCGCCATCCTCGCCGACATCTGCGCCCGCACCGGCCAGCCGATCCCCACCCGTGAAGAGATGCGGGTGTGGGACATGTCGGGTGTCGAGCGCTTGCGCTTCCCCCCGCACATGCGCACCGCGATCTACAAGTACGCCGTCGAACCGTTCGCCAACGAGGACGAGATCCTTCGAGCTGCCCGCTTGTCCGGCATCCCCGTGCCGGAGGTCATCGGCTCCATCACCCGAGAGGGCACCCTTGGCATGGTCATCGAGGACTTGGGTGAACCGGTCCGCGAGGCACAGGACGCTGATGGCATCGTGGCCGCTGTCGCCCTGCACCAGGCGCCCGCCGCCCCGTCGCTCCGGGAGATGGACGAGGACGCGCTTGCCGCTCTGCCCGAGCTCGCGCTCGGTCATCTGCGCCGCCTGCGTGATGCCGGCCGCTGGTGCGACGAGGACACCGCCGAGCTCTCGCTTGCCCTGAGCACCCTTGCCGCGTCGGCGGAGAAGCGGGCGACCGGTGCTGAGCTGACCCCGTTCGGCTGGGTGCACTCCGAGTTCCATCCGACCAGCCTCCACATCGGCGAGGACGGCTGGCGCTTGCTGGACTTCGCCCGTGCGTTCACCGGTCCTGGCCTGCTCGACCTCGCGTCCTGGCACGGCACCACTGGTGACCCGGACCCGGCGAGGCTGCGCGCCTTCATCGAGGCGTACGTGAACGCTGGCGGTGACAAGGACGCGCTCGCCGAGCGCGGCGGTCTGCCTGCCGAGCGGTGGGCGCTGGGCTGGCATCGGGTGTGGGCGAGTGAGTGGTTCATGGAGCAGGCGCTCCGCTGGATCAACAACCCCGAAAATGACCCGCTCTACATCAAGGTCGTCCGCAAGCACCTCCTCGCGGCCGTCAGGCTGCTGGAGGCGTGA